The sequence ATCAACAGAATTTTTTGCATGGGGCAGCCTCCAGATGTGTTGGTGACGGGTAGCCATTTGAGGTGTGTTGGCCCGCACGCAGGGTGCGGGCCGGTGCGGATCAGAACGGACGCAGGGGCAGGAACTTGCCGTCGAGGGTGACCACAGCGCGGGAGCCGCCTTCCGGGTCTTCGACTTTCTTGATGTCGAGTTTGAAGTTGATCGCGCTGATGATGCCGTCGCCGAACTGCTCGTGAACCAGCGCTTTGAGGGTTGTGCCGTAGATCTGGATCATCTCGTGGAAGCGGTAGATGGTCGGGTCGGTCGGTACGCCGCTGAGGCTGCCACGCAGGGGGATGATCTGCATCGCCGCGACGTCTTCAGCGCTCAGTTCAAGCTTGTCGCCGACCACTTGGGCGGCGTTTTCTGGCAGCGGGTGCTGGCCGAGCAGGGCAGCGGTGACGTACGCCAGGCTGAGGCCGGTGCCGTCGGCCAGATCCTGCCACGACAGATCTTTGCGTGCCTTGGCGTCGAGAACGCGGGTGGTCAGGGCCAGGCTGGTGTCGTTGTAGGCGTGGGACTGTTGCATGGTGTCACTCCTTTCAGGGGTTGGCTTGCTGTGTGGGATTGATCTTCTGCCGATTCATCCATAGCGTCCAAGACCGATATACAATGCTTGGCATAAGCCCTGCCTATAGATGGTGTTTCCCATGCTGCTGCGACATCTGCGTTACCTGCTCGCTGTTGCCGATCACGGCGGCTTTACCCGTGCCGCCGAGGCATTGCATGTTTCACAGCCGACCCTGTCACAGCAGATTCGCCAACTGGAAGAAACCCTGGGGGTGAACCTGTTTGATCGCACTTCGCGCACGGTCAAACCGACGGATGCCGGTGTGGCCTACATCGAATGTGCGCGGCGAGTGTTAGTGGAACTGGAGGCGGGCAAACGCGCGTTGCATGACGTGAAGGATCTGTCTCGCGGGACGTTGCGTCTGGCGATGACGCCGACGTTCATGGCGTATCTGGTCGGGCCATTGGTACGGGATTTTGCCGCGCGGTACCCGGGGATTCATTTGCAGATTTTCGAACTGTCGATGGACGACATCGAGGCGGGGCTGGCGGATGACTCGCTGGATATTGCGATTGCGTTTACGCCGGTGCGCAGTCCTGAGATCGAGTGCATTCCGGCGTTTACCGAAACGCTGGGGATCATGGTCGGGCGTGAGCATCCGCTGTATGACAGTGCGGCGGTGCTGACACCGGAGGATGTCGCTTCGCTGGATTTCGCCTTGTTGGCGCCGGACTTCATCACGCGGTTATCGGTGGATGAGTATTTTCGCCAGCAAGGGATTACGCCGCAGGTGCGGATCGAGGTGAATTCGGTGAGTACGTTGCTGGAAGTGGTGCGTTATTCGCCGATGGCGACGATGTTGCCGCAGGCGATTGCCACCGAGGATCGGGCGTTGTGCCGGTTGCGGGTTGAAGGTGATGCGCCGCAGCGTGGAGCGGCGTTGTTGCGGCGGCGCAATAATTATCACAGTGCGGCGGCAGTGGCGTTTGTGGAAATGGTGTTGGACATGGGAAGCCCCTCACCCTAACCCTCTCCCAGAGGGAGAGGGGACTGACCGAGGGATGCTGGAGTAATACACCGACCTGAAAGTGCTCTGCTGAATCCATAATCAACTCGGTGTGTCCGGTTGACGAATGACTTTATACAACTCGATCGGCTCCCTCTCCCTCCGGGAGAGGGCTGGGGTGAGGGGCTACAATTCCAGTCACGCCAAATCAATGCAAGCGAACAAAAAAAGGCCTGCTTCCATTAAGGAAGCAGGCCTTTCAATTATTTAATGACTAACTCAGCAGAACCGATCAATCACCCGAACTTCATTCTTGTTCTGCATCGAATCCCACGCCTGTTTCAGCGTTTGCAGAACATTACCGATGAAGTCCTTGTCGGCCGCGGCTTTCTTGCCAACATAACCGTGGCCGCGACGGTACATCTTCAGGCGGGCCAGCAGGTTCTGATGGTTGCGGTCGAACTCGTCTTCGTCAGCATGGGTCGCCAGGCAGTCGATATGCACCTGACCCGACTTGCTGATCCAGAGAATATGGCTGTCATGGCTGTCTTTCTGCGCAGCGAACATACGAGCCAGTTCTTCGATAGTAGGTTGATTGTTCAGATTCATGATATTGCCCCTTGACCAGTCTGGTGATCTTTCAAAGTTGATTCGCTAATACAGGTAGCCCATCGGTTAGTTGATCCCTGGCACCGAAACCAGGACGTCAGCGCTCGCCCGTGTGAAGTACGGGGTCGTGCATCTGTTGCATGTAGTCGTGTTGAATAACTGCTACGCAATAGCGTCACAACGAGGAGAAGCAGCGAAAACCGGGAGGCTCCTTGACGACATTTACCGTGTCCACCACAAGCGTCTTGAGAATTTTCGCCAGCGCTTCTCGTCCTTGTACTGGACGTTCAGGCCAGGTCAGCTTCTTCAATCTGCCTTGTGGGCAGCGTGTATCCGGAAAAAACAACTCGGCGGTCAGACGAGTTTGCTCAAGCGTGTTAATCGTGTTCCCGATCGGGGAACGTCTTCATCATGCAAAAGCAAAACGATGCCGTCAACGGTTTTGTAGTGATTATTTTTGTTCACTACATATTGTCGGACAAAGCTGTTTTGGAATGAGAAAGAATCCGTTCAGGCAACGGAAAAAGGCGTGCGCAGCCCGTAGAAGGTGCACGGATAACCGTCTACTTCGCGCTGCTGCAGGGTGAAGTGGCCATTGCTCATCAACGGAATCAGCCTGGCCCAGAAGCGCTGTGCCGGCAGGTTGGCGTCGATATGGAAAATCTGCCATTGACCGGGGATCTGGCTCAAGAGGGCAGAGACGACAAACTGCGCGACGCCTTGGCCACGAAAGCGTCGCGCGATGAAAAAGTAGCCGATGTTGTGTTCGGCGCCGGGAATGTGGATTTCGTTATCGACGGTCACGAAGCCGGCCAGTTCGCCGTCGACCTGAATCAGAAATGGTTGGGTGGCCGGGTGGCGCCAGTAGTCGATTTTCGGCTGGATGGAGAAGAAACCATGCGCAGCGAGCTTCAGCGGCAGCCATTCGCTGAAGTCGTACATGTAGAACTGCATAAGGTTTTCGATGATCTCCAGCTCATCGCGCCGGGCTGGGTGCAGTTCGATATTGGCCATACGCCGGGTTCCTGAAAGTGATGAGCCTTGCAGAAACAGTAGCGCGTTTTATTTGCCCGTCGGTTTCGCCGTGCGTTTGGTGGTGCCTGCGGTTTTGCTGCGCGTCGATTTACGTTTCTTCTTCCACGGTGCTGCGGCTTTGCCGGCGGGTGGCGGGCCGCTGATGGTCAGGCTGAGGCTGGAGCAGCGCGTAACCTGTTTGCTCATCCATGCCGCTTGCTTGGTGACGAACTCTTCAAGACTCATTTCGCCGCTTTGCACCATGTCCAACGCCTGCTCCCAGATCGCCGTGGTACCGGGGTCGGCAATCGCGCGTGGCACTGCGTCGATCAGGCTGAACGCCGCCGGCGTAGCAGCGAGGGCCTTGCCGTTTTTCACCAGATAGCCACGGTCAATCAAACCCTGAATGATCGACGCGCGGGTGGCTTCGGTGCCGATACCGGTGGTGTCCTTGAGTTTCTGTTTGAGCAGCGGATCCTCGACCAGTTTGGCGACGTTTTTCATCGCCTTGATCAGATCGCCCTCGGTGTAGGGTTTGGGCGGTTGCGTCCACAAATCCTTGAGCTTCACAGCGGCGATGGCGCATTCGACGCCTTGGCTAAGGGCCGGCAAGGTTTGCGGTGCGGGTGCTTCGCGGCCCTTCGCCGCTGCCAGCGCTTCGGGCAGAGCACGCTTCCAGCCCGCTTCGATGATTTGCTTGCCGACCGCGCGCAATGCTTCACCGGCGCAATCGAAGTCGGCCTGGGTGCGATCGTATTCGTGATTGGGCAAGAACTGCGCCAGATAGCGTGCGCGGATCAGCGTGTACACCGCGCGATGCTTGCCGCTCAGGCGTTCAAGATTCTTCGCAGCAGCGGTGGGGATAATGCCGTGGTGAGCGCTGACCTTGGCGTCATTCCAGGCTCTGGATTTTCGTTGCGGCTCCAGAAACCCGTTGAGCGCTTCAAGGCCTGGATCTGCCTGACGCAATGCCGCAAGAATCCCCGCTGCCTCACTATGCTGGCTTAGCGGCAAGTAGCCGCAATCACTGCGCGGGTAAGTGATGACTTTGTAGGTTTCGTAGAGTGCCTGGGCAATGTCGAGGGTTTCCTGCGCGCCGAGGCCGAGCTTCTTCGAGCAGACTTCCTGCAAGGTGCCGAGATCGAAGGGCAGGGGCGCCACTTCGCGCATGCGCTCGGTTTTCAGCTTGACCACCCGGGCACTGGCAGCACTGTTGATGACGGCGGCCGCTTGCTGGGCCAGCGCCTGATTCAGGCAGCGCTCCTGATCATCACAAACATCCGACGGCGCTCGCCACTGCGCGGTAAACGGAATGCCGTTGTGCAGCAGATCGACATCGATCGCCCAGAATGGCACCGGCACGAAATCGGCGATGCTGCGGTCGCGATCAACCACCAGCCGTAAGGTCGGTGTCTGCACGCGGCCTACCGGCAACACCCCTTGATAACCCGATTGTCGCCCGAGCAGCGTGAACAGCCGGCTCATGTTCATGCCGATCAGCCAGTCCGCCCGCGAGCGGCCCAGCGCCGAGTGATACAGGCTGAAGGTCTCGGCCCCCGGTTTCAGCGCGGCCAGGGCTTTGCGGATCGAAGCTTCGTCCAGCGCCGACAGCCACAACCGGCGGATCGGCCCGCGATAACGACAATGCTCGACCAGTTCCCGGGCGATCATCTCGCCCTCACGGTCGGCGTCGGTGGCGATGATCAGTTCGCTGGCCTCGCCGAGCAGACGCTTGACCGCTTTGTATTGGCTGGCGGTACGTGGCTTGACGGTCATTTTCCATTTGTCGGGAATGATCGGCAGATCGGCCAGCACCCAGCGCTTGTAGCGCGCGTCATAGGCATCCGGCGGCGCGGTTTCGAGCAGGTGGCCGATGCACCAGGTCACCGTGACATCCGTTCCCAGCCAGCAGCCGTCGCCCCGACGCTTGGCGCCGAGCACGGCCGCAATGTCTTTGGCCTGGGAGGGTTTTTCACAGAGGTACAGCCGCATAACCACCATCGTCGATCAAGGTCGGAACAGGTGCACAGAATGGCCGGACTTGGCCTCAGGGGCAACTTTTATCTGTATGGATATACAGATAAAAAGCATTGCAGAAGGTGACGGGTAATACAGGGACGTAGGCCCGGCTATCGAGAAATTGATTAGCGCCCGGTTTGCGCCTGTGTCAGGTTTTTCGCCGATTCAAACACGCGAGTGACAGGACGATCTCGCCAGAAGATCGCCGTGGTCTGTCGACACTGACTACTCAGAAACAAGGAAGTCCATCATGGCTCAAGCCAAATCCAAAACCTCCAGCGCCTTCGACGAAATCGATACATTCAGCCACCTGTATGACCGTGGTGTCGGGCTGGTCAATGGCAAACCCTCATTCACTGCCGACCAGGCCGCTGATGAAATCCTGCGTAAAGGCCTGTCTTGGGGCGACAAGAACGCTGACGGCAAGATCGACCTCAGTTACACCTTCCTGACCGAGAAACCGGCGAACTACAACGTCAAACTGGGCAACTTCAGCGAGTTCAGTGCCCAGCAAAAAGCCCAGGCCGTGCTGGCCATGCAATCCTGGGCTGATGTCGCCAACGTCACCTTCACTGAAGGCAAGGGCGGCGATGGCCACATGACCTTCGGTAACTACGATGTCAGCACCGGTGGCGCAGCGTTCGCTTACCTGCCGAGCGGCGGCAGCTACGACGGCCAGTCGTGGTACTTGATCAACGATCAGTATCAGGTCAACAAAACCCCGGACACCAACAACTACGGGCGCCAGACCCTGACCCACGAGATTGGCCATACCTTGGGCCTGTCACACCCGGGCGCGTACAACGCCGGTAATGGCAACCCGACCTATAACGACGCCAAGTACGCTGAAGATACCCGCGGCTACAGCCTGATGAGCTACTGGAGCGAAACCAATACCGACCAGAACTTCAGCAAGGACGGCAGCGGCGCGTACGCTTCGGCGCCATTGCTGGACGATATCGTCGCGGTGCAGAAACTGTATGGTGCCAACTACGCGACCCGCGCCGACGACACCACCTACGGTTTCAATTCCAACGCCGAGCGCGATTTCTACAGCGCCACTTCGGCGTCCTCCAAAGTGGTTTTCTCGGTGTGGGATGGCGGCGGTAATGACACGCTGGATTTCTCCGGTTTCAGCCAGAACCAGAAGATCAACCTCAATGAAGGCTCGTTCTCCGATGTTGGCGGCCTGGTCGGTAACGTTTCCATTGCTCACGGCGTGACAGTGGAAAATGCCCTCGGCGGTTCAGGCAATGACCTGCTGATCGGCAACGCCGTTGCCAACGAACTGGTTGGCGGTGCCGGTAATGACATCCTTTATGGTGGTGGCGGTGGCGACACCTTGTGGGGCGGTGCAGGTGCAGACACCTTCGTATTCGGTGCTGCCAGTGATTCGACCATGACGGCGCCGGACTGGATCATGGATTTCACCAGCGGCCTGGACAAGATCGACTTATCGGGGATCGCCGGTTTTGCCGCGGGCGCGGCGTCGCTGAACTTTGTCAGCGGATTTACCGGGCATGCGGGCGACGCGATCCTGACTTACTACGCGCAGACCAATCAGACCAGCCTGATGGTGGACCTGACGGGGCAGGGTTCGGTGGACTTTGCCGTGGGTGTGGTGGGGCAAGCGGTGGCGACTGATATCGTTGCGTGATGCCTGAAGAGCGGCCTTCACCCTAACCCTCCCGAAACGTCGGACCGCCCAGAGGTAGAGGGGACCGATTGGGGGATATTGGCGAAATTCACCGACTTGAACGATTGGCTTTGAATCCATAATCGACGAGATTTTTCAGGTCGATGGATTTCGCCAGACAACTCGGTCAGTCCCCTCTCCCTCCGGGAGAGGGCTAGGGTGAGGGGCTTTTGACGTTGATGGGCCGTTCAGCTGTAAACCCAACCCAACCCGCACCAATGGGCTATACCTGAACCGGTCTCTTCGCCGTATTCAGGAGAACCCCCATGAAAACCTCCGGCCCCAGTCCCGTCATCACCCTCGAACAACTTCCCGGCTGCCTGATAGTGAAATTCCACGGCATCCAGGTCGCCGCGTCTTCCCACGTCATGATCCTCAACGAAGCCAACTATCCGCCGGTCTATTACATCCCCCGCGAAGACATCGACGAAAAGTACTTCGCCCGCACCGATCACACCAGTTACTGCCCGTACAAGGGCGATGCCAATTACTTCAGCCTGCAAGTGCCGGGGCATGAGGGCGCAAACGCGGTGTGGACTTATGAGAAACCGAAAATCTCGGTCGGGCCGATCAAGGACTACGTGGCGTTTTATCCGGAGCAGGTGAAGTTCGAAGTGATCAAGGCTGATGCCTGAGCAAAAAAACGGCGAGGGTAAAAGCCCTCGCCGATTGATGTGTCGGGTTGAGTTTCAGTTCTTGTCGAGATCGATATTCTTCGTCTCACGCAAACAGATCATCCCCACCACCAGGCTCACCCCGGTAATCAGCACCGGATACCACAGCCCGTAAAAGATGTCCCCCGTATAAACAACCAGCGCAAATGACACCGTCGGCAAGAACCCGCCAAACCAGCCGTTACCAATGTGGTACGGCAGCGACATCGAGGTGTAGCGAATGCGCGTCGGGAACAGTTCGACCATCAGCGCTGCCAGCGGGCCGTAGCACATCGCCGAGATGATGATCAGCGCCACGATCAGGGCAACGATCATCGGTTTGTTGATTTGCTGCAGATCAGCCTGTTGCGGGTAGCCGGCCAAGGTGATCGCGCCGCGCAGTGAAGCCTCATCGAAGCCGTCGAGTTTGACGTCGCCGACGCTCACCTGCACGGCGCTGCCAGCAGGCGCAGCGGCGCTGGAGTAGGGCAGGCCTTGCTTGACCAGGAAGGTTTTGACCTTGTCGCACGGGCTGTCGAATTTGGCTTTGCCGACCGGGTCGAACTGGAAGGTGCAAGTCGCCGGATCCGCCAGCACGGTGATCGGTGCCTGACGGCTGGCCTGATCGATCGCCGGGTTGGCGTAGTGCGCGAGGGACTTGAAGATCGGGAAGTACAGCGCCGTGGCCAGTAGCAAGCCGAGCATCAACACCGGTTTACGGCCGACCTTGTCCGACAGCCAGCCGAAAAAGATGAAGAACGGTGCGCCGATGACCACGCTGATGATCAACAAAGTGTTGGCCACCGCCGGGTCCATTTTCAGGAACTGGGTGAGGAAGAACAGCACGTAGAACTGCGCCGCGTAGAAGGTCACCGCTTGGCCGGCGTTGATGCTGAACAGGGCGATCAACACGACCTTGAGGTTTTCCCATTTGCCGAAGGATTCGCGGATCGGCGCTTTCGAGGTTTTGCCTTCCTCTTTCATTTTCAGGTACGCCGGCGACTCGTGCAGGCTCAGGCGAATCCAGGTGGAAATGCCCAGCAGCACAATCGACAGCAGGAACGGAATACGCCAGCCCCACACTTCAAACTGATCGCCGGTGAAGTAGCGGCAACCGAGCACCACCAGCAGTGACAGCAACAGGCCGAGGGTCGCGGTGGACTGAATCCAGCTGGTGTGGAAACCGCGCTTGCCAATCGGCGCGTGCTCCGCCACGTAGGTAGCTGCGCCGCCGTATTCACCGCCGAGCGCCAGTCCCTGCAGCATGCGCAGCACCACAAGAATGATCGGCGCGGCGATGCCGATGCTGGCGTAGGTCGGCAGCAGGCCGACGCAGAACGTCGCCACGCCCATCAAAATGATCGTTGCCAGAAAGGTGTATTTGCGCCCGATCATGTCCCCCAACCGACCGAACACCAGCGCCCCGAACGGCCGCACGATAAACCCTGCAGCGAAAGCCATCAGCGCAAAGATAAACGCCGTGGTGTCGTTTACTCCGGCGAAAAACTGCTTGCTGATCACCGCCGCAAGGGCGCCGTAGAGGAAGAAGTCATACCACTCGAACACCGTCCCCAGTGATGAAGCGAAGATGACTTTGCGTGTATCCGGGCTGGTCTCGACGCTGCGCACGGCGTCCAGCGGCTGAACGTGTTCTGACATATCGGTATCCCTCACAGTGATTGTTTTTGTTGTTCCACTGGTGTTGCGTGTCCGGGTGATGCGCGATGCTTTGAAGCTGTTGATGACTCCTGTGGGAGCGAGCCTGCTCGCGAAGGCGTCGTGTCAGTCAACGTTTATGTTGAATGTGCTACCGCATTCGCGAGCAGGCTCGCTCCCACATTTGGACTGTGTACAGGTCCAGCCAGGATGAGTTGTGCCGCTTTCTCGGCAATCATCAGCGTAGGCGAACAGGTGTTGCCCGAGGTGATCCGCGGCATGATCGACGCATCGGCAATGCGCAACCCGGGCACACCGTGGACGCGCAGTTGCGCGTCGACCACCGCATCGCCGTCATTGCCCATGCGACAGGTACCGACCGGATGGAAAATCGTCGTGCCGATTTTCGCTGCTGCTTGCTGCAACTCTGCTTCGCTTTGCAGGCTGGCGCCGGGCAGGTATTCCACCGGTTTGAACGCTTGCAGGGCAGGGGCGCTGACGATGCGGCGGGTCAGGCGAATCGCATCTGCCGCCACGCGCAGATCTTCAGGATGACTAAGGTAGTTGGGTTGAATCAACGGCGCTTCCTGTGGATTCGCCGAACGAATGTCGATGCGTCCACGACTCTGCGGACGCAGATCACACACCGATGCGGTAAACGCCGGAAAGCTATGCAACGGCTCGCCAAAACGCTCCAGGGACAGTGGCTGCACGTGATATTCAAGATTCGCCGAGGTCTGCTCCGGCCCCGAGCGCGCAAACGCGCCCAACTGACTCGGCGCCATCGACAGCGGCCCGCTGCGGTCATACAAGTAACGCAGGCCCATGCCCATCTTGCCCCACACGCTGCCGGCGATCTGGTTCAGTGTGCGCGCATTTTCCAGTTTGTAGATCAGGCGCAGTTGCAGGTGATCCTGCAGGTTGCCGCCGACGCCTGGCAGCTCATGAATCACGCCGATACCGAGGCGTTCGAGCAGTGGGCGCGGGCCAATCCCGGAGCGCTGCAAAATGCTTGGTGATCCGACCGCGCCGGCACACAGGACGATCTCCTTGCGCGCCTTGAACTGCTTGGTCTGACCTTCATGACGGGCACTGACTTTTGTTGCGCGACCGTCCTCAAGCAACACCCGATCCACCTCAACCCCGGTCAGCACTGTCAGATTGGCTCGGTCACGCACCGGTTTCAAAAACGCCTTCGCCGCGTTCCAGCGCACGCCGGATTTCTGATTGACCTGGAAGTAGCCGCAACCCTCGTTGTCGCCCTGATTGAAGTCATCGATGCTGGCGATGCCGCTTTGCTCAGCCGCACTGCGAAAGGCGTCCAGAATCGGCCACGACAGACGCTGCTGCTCGACCCGCCATTCACCCTTGGCGCCGTGGAATTCAGCAGCACCGGCAAAGTGGTTTTCGCTCTGTTTGAACAGCGGCAGCACATCGTTCCAGGCCCAGCCCGGATTGCCCTCGGCTGCCCAGCCGTCATAGTCATTGGCCTGGCCGCGCATGTAGATCATGCCGTTGATGGACGAACAGCCACCGAGCACTTTGCCGCGCGGATAGCTCAGCGCGCGGCCATTGAGGCCCGGTTGTTCTTCGGTCTTGAAGCACCAGTCGGTGCGCGGGTTACCGATGCAGAACAGGTAACCGACAGGAATGTGAATCCACGCATAGTTGTCGCGCCCACCGGCTTCGAGCAACAGCACGCTCTGCTGCGCATCTGCCGACAGCCGATTGGCCAGCAAGCACCCGGCAGGGCCGGCGCCGACCACGATGTAGTCGTATTCATCGAGGGAAGTCTGCATTCCCTGACCTCGCTTTTTGTTTTTATTGTCGGACACTCTAGTTGTTAGCTTTCGTTAAAAGAATGTTAGTTTTTGCGCAGCCGCTGTGCGTTTTCAAACAGCCTGCATAGACCATAGCCGACAAGGACACGCCATGTTCGACTGGAACGACCTGCGGTTTTTTCTCGAACTGCAACGCAGCGGCCGCCTGCTCACCGCCGCCCGCCGCCTCAACACCACCCACGCCACCGTCGCCCGCCATATCGAAGCCATCGAAAAAAGCCTCGGCACCGCGTTGTTCGTCCAGCATGCGCAAGGCTACGAAATGACCCCGGCGGGGGAAGCGTTGCTTAAACATGCTGAGGCGATGGAAAACGTTGCCTTGCTGGCGCAGGAAGAGATCACCCAATCCACCGCGCCACTGGGCAAGATTCGTGTCGGCGTCACCGAAGGGCTGGGCATCAAGTTTCTCGCCAGCCGCATGATCGGCTTGTTCGAGCGCTATCCGGGATTGGAAGTGGAACTGGTCGCGGTGCCGCGCTTTGTCAGCATCCTTAACCGTGAAGCGGAAATCAGCATTCATCTGGAGCGCCCGGCGGCGGACATGCTGGTGACGCGCAAACTCACCGACTATCGACTCGCGTTGTACGCCAGCCAACGCTATCTCGATAAGGCGCCGCCACTGCAAAGCCGCGAAGACCTCGGGCGGCATGCGTGGATCGGTTATGTCGATGATTTGCTGTTCAGCCAGGAATTGATGTTTCTCAACAGCTTCTGCCGCAGCCCGCGCGTGGTGTTTCACAGCACCAGCGTCATCGCTCAGCAGGAAGCAGCGCGGTCGGGATTGGGCATTGCGGTGTTGCCTTGCTACATGGCCGAGTCGGATCCCGATCTGGTGCCGTTGCTGCCGGATGAAAGCATCGAGCGCAGCTACTGGATCAGCACGCGGCGCGAGTTGCACAAATCGGTGCGGCTGCGGGTGGTCTGGGATTATGTGGTGGGGTTATGTGAAGCGGAGCAGGGGTTGTTGCTGGGCAGATCGCAGGCCGGCATCCGTTAATCCTTTTGGCTGTGCTGCTGTTGGCGCCGCTTTTGCTTGAACTGCGCCAAAGCCTTTGGCAATGGAGAGCAGCAATGAGGGAATGGCTTAGCGTTCGCGACATCAATGCGGACACCTTGAAGGCCATCAGTGACGGCGTCTTACGGCATGGCCGAGCCTTGTCTGAGGCGCGCGGCGGGCAAGCTGAAGCCATCGCCTGTGCGCTGATGGAGGAGGGAACACTGATCGGCGGCGCTACCGGCAGAACCGAATTCCGGCGCCTGTTTGTCAATTACCTGTGGATCGACGCGCATTGGCGCGGAACCGGGCTGGGTGCTCAGGCGTTGCACAAGCTTGAGGCGTTAGCGGTTGAAAGGGCGTGCGTGGATGCGTTGATCGAAACGCTGGATGACGACGTCGCCCGTTGGTACACCCGCTGCGGCTACCGATTGATCGCGCACGTGCCTGAATACTGCGGCCCGTGGAGTCGTCATACGCTGTTGAAAACGCTGGTGACGACAGGTGCTCCCACAGGGTTCTTTGGTCGATGGCATTTGCCGGGTTGATTTATATATGGATATCCGTATATTCGAATTTCCATATGTGCAGAGCCCATTCCATGATCACTCCCACCGAAGTCTTCAAGAGCCTCGCTGACGAAACCCGCGTCCGCGCCATGCTGCTCATTTCCGATCAAGGTGAACTCTGCGTTTGCGAGCTGATGTGTGCGCTCGACGACAGCCAACCGAAAATCAGCCGCCACCTCGCGCAACTGCGCAGCAATGGCTTGCTGCTCGATCGCCGTCAGGGCCAGTGGGTCTATTACCGGCTCAATCCGGAGCTGCCGGCGTGGGTGCGCGAGATTCTGCAAGTGACGTCCAAAGCCAACGCCGATTGGTTCAAGGACAACGCCGCCCGTCTGCAGAACATGGACGGGCGTCCGGTGCGCGAAGCCGCCTGCTGCTGAATCCGGATTTAGAGAGTTCTGACATGTTGCTGGCTTTCGCTGTTTTCGTCTTCACCCTCGTACTCGTCATCTGGCAGCCCAAAGGATTAGGCGTCGGTTGGAGCGCCACGTTCGGTGCCCTGATCGCCCTGGCTGTCGGTGCCGTTTCGCTGCAGGACATTCCCACAGTGTGGGCCATCGTCTGGAACGCCACCGCCACGTTTATCGCGGTGATCATCATCAGCCTGCTGCTGGATGAAGCCGGCTTCTTTGAATGGGCGGCACTCCACGTTGCACGATGGGCAAAGGGCAGTGGTTATCGATTGTTCGCGTTCTGCGTGTTGCTCGGCGCGGCGGTGTCGGCGGTGTTCGCCAACGACGGTGCGGCGCTGATCCTTACGCCCATTGTCATGTCGATGTTGCTGGCGCTGCGCTTTTCACCGGCGGCGACGTTGGCATTCGTCATGGCCGCCGGGTTTATTGCCGACACGGCCAGCCTGCCGCTGGTGGTGTCCAATCTGGTCAACATCGTGTCCGCCGACTACTTCGGCTTGGGCTTTGCCGAATACGCATCGGTGATGGTGCCGGTGAGTCTGGTCAGTGTCGCGGCGACGCTGCTGGTGCTGTTTGTGTACTTCCGGCGCGATGTGCCACAGCGCTACCCGGTTGAGGCGCTTCAGGAACCCAAAGCAGCGATTCGCGACCACGCCACCTTTGTGGTCGGCGGCTGGACACTGCTGATATTGCTGGTCGGGCTGTTCGCTCTGGAACCGCTGGGGATTCCTGTCAGTGCCGTCGCGGCAGTGTGTGCGGTGATCCTTTTTGCGGTCGCTGCCAAGGGCCACAAGATCGCTACCCGACGGGTTTTGCGCGATGCGCCGTGGCAGATCGTGGTGTTCTCGCTGGGCATGTACCTGGTGGTGTATGGCCTGAAGAATGCCGGGTTGACTGACCTGCTGGCCGTCGTCCTCGACCGCTTGGCCGAGC comes from Pseudomonas sp. RU47 and encodes:
- the cynS gene encoding cyanase; translated protein: MQQSHAYNDTSLALTTRVLDAKARKDLSWQDLADGTGLSLAYVTAALLGQHPLPENAAQVVGDKLELSAEDVAAMQIIPLRGSLSGVPTDPTIYRFHEMIQIYGTTLKALVHEQFGDGIISAINFKLDIKKVEDPEGGSRAVVTLDGKFLPLRPF
- the cynR gene encoding transcriptional regulator CynR; protein product: MLLRHLRYLLAVADHGGFTRAAEALHVSQPTLSQQIRQLEETLGVNLFDRTSRTVKPTDAGVAYIECARRVLVELEAGKRALHDVKDLSRGTLRLAMTPTFMAYLVGPLVRDFAARYPGIHLQIFELSMDDIEAGLADDSLDIAIAFTPVRSPEIECIPAFTETLGIMVGREHPLYDSAAVLTPEDVASLDFALLAPDFITRLSVDEYFRQQGITPQVRIEVNSVSTLLEVVRYSPMATMLPQAIATEDRALCRLRVEGDAPQRGAALLRRRNNYHSAAAVAFVEMVLDMGSPSP
- a CDS encoding GNAT family N-acetyltransferase; its protein translation is MANIELHPARRDELEIIENLMQFYMYDFSEWLPLKLAAHGFFSIQPKIDYWRHPATQPFLIQVDGELAGFVTVDNEIHIPGAEHNIGYFFIARRFRGQGVAQFVVSALLSQIPGQWQIFHIDANLPAQRFWARLIPLMSNGHFTLQQREVDGYPCTFYGLRTPFSVA
- a CDS encoding DNA topoisomerase III encodes the protein MRLYLCEKPSQAKDIAAVLGAKRRGDGCWLGTDVTVTWCIGHLLETAPPDAYDARYKRWVLADLPIIPDKWKMTVKPRTASQYKAVKRLLGEASELIIATDADREGEMIARELVEHCRYRGPIRRLWLSALDEASIRKALAALKPGAETFSLYHSALGRSRADWLIGMNMSRLFTLLGRQSGYQGVLPVGRVQTPTLRLVVDRDRSIADFVPVPFWAIDVDLLHNGIPFTAQWRAPSDVCDDQERCLNQALAQQAAAVINSAASARVVKLKTERMREVAPLPFDLGTLQEVCSKKLGLGAQETLDIAQALYETYKVITYPRSDCGYLPLSQHSEAAGILAALRQADPGLEALNGFLEPQRKSRAWNDAKVSAHHGIIPTAAAKNLERLSGKHRAVYTLIRARYLAQFLPNHEYDRTQADFDCAGEALRAVGKQIIEAGWKRALPEALAAAKGREAPAPQTLPALSQGVECAIAAVKLKDLWTQPPKPYTEGDLIKAMKNVAKLVEDPLLKQKLKDTTGIGTEATRASIIQGLIDRGYLVKNGKALAATPAAFSLIDAVPRAIADPGTTAIWEQALDMVQSGEMSLEEFVTKQAAWMSKQVTRCSSLSLTISGPPPAGKAAAPWKKKRKSTRSKTAGTTKRTAKPTGK
- a CDS encoding serralysin family metalloprotease, whose amino-acid sequence is MAQAKSKTSSAFDEIDTFSHLYDRGVGLVNGKPSFTADQAADEILRKGLSWGDKNADGKIDLSYTFLTEKPANYNVKLGNFSEFSAQQKAQAVLAMQSWADVANVTFTEGKGGDGHMTFGNYDVSTGGAAFAYLPSGGSYDGQSWYLINDQYQVNKTPDTNNYGRQTLTHEIGHTLGLSHPGAYNAGNGNPTYNDAKYAEDTRGYSLMSYWSETNTDQNFSKDGSGAYASAPLLDDIVAVQKLYGANYATRADDTTYGFNSNAERDFYSATSASSKVVFSVWDGGGNDTLDFSGFSQNQKINLNEGSFSDVGGLVGNVSIAHGVTVENALGGSGNDLLIGNAVANELVGGAGNDILYGGGGGDTLWGGAGADTFVFGAASDSTMTAPDWIMDFTSGLDKIDLSGIAGFAAGAASLNFVSGFTGHAGDAILTYYAQTNQTSLMVDLTGQGSVDFAVGVVGQAVATDIVA
- a CDS encoding DUF427 domain-containing protein, with the protein product MKTSGPSPVITLEQLPGCLIVKFHGIQVAASSHVMILNEANYPPVYYIPREDIDEKYFARTDHTSYCPYKGDANYFSLQVPGHEGANAVWTYEKPKISVGPIKDYVAFYPEQVKFEVIKADA